Proteins encoded by one window of Candidatus Scalindua japonica:
- the cobA gene encoding uroporphyrinogen-III C-methyltransferase, which produces MKNKIVYLVGSGPGDPGLITVKGLECIKKADVIVYDYLVNPVLLKNSKKDVEMIYVGKKGNQHTMEQEDINQLLVDKAMENKIVTRLKGGDPYVFGRGGEEALVLKDNNIAFEVVPGITAAIATPNYAGIPVTHRTCTSTFGLITGHEDPTKNQSDVDWEKLSTGLGTLTFYMGIKNLPNIVNQLIKHGRSADTPVAVIRWGTTTQQKTVTGTLSTIVEIAKDIKPPAITIVGEVVNLRDQLNWFESRPLFGKTIIVTRSRDQASVFSDQLIELGANVLEYPTINITVPDDFGPLDSELERIDSTDWLIFTSVNGVDAFFNRIFELGRDVRDLKGVKICSIGPSTTERIKGFHVSIDCQPPKYVAESVVEALQEVEEIKGKRFLMPRTDIARSYVPEELRKLGAEVSDIIAYKTVLATDGDNIVLDKLKAGEVDIVTFTSASTVKNFVKIIGEDNLTAFKNNVQFASIGPITNESAEEMDIDISIKATEYTIPGLVQAIVDNVGQ; this is translated from the coding sequence ATGAAAAATAAAATTGTTTATCTCGTCGGATCTGGCCCTGGAGACCCCGGGCTGATTACTGTAAAAGGACTTGAGTGTATAAAAAAAGCCGATGTCATCGTTTACGACTATCTTGTAAACCCTGTCTTGTTAAAAAACTCCAAAAAAGATGTTGAAATGATCTATGTTGGAAAAAAAGGAAATCAACACACAATGGAACAGGAAGACATTAATCAACTGCTTGTAGACAAAGCCATGGAAAACAAGATTGTCACCAGGTTGAAAGGTGGAGACCCTTATGTTTTTGGCAGAGGTGGAGAAGAAGCACTTGTTTTAAAAGATAATAATATTGCCTTTGAAGTTGTCCCGGGTATAACGGCAGCTATTGCGACACCTAATTATGCCGGTATCCCTGTAACACATCGCACCTGCACGTCTACTTTCGGGCTTATCACCGGCCATGAAGATCCGACAAAAAACCAGAGTGATGTCGACTGGGAGAAATTAAGTACGGGTTTAGGTACACTGACATTCTATATGGGGATCAAAAATCTTCCCAATATAGTCAACCAGCTTATCAAACACGGACGTTCCGCGGACACTCCTGTCGCCGTTATAAGATGGGGGACCACAACTCAGCAAAAGACCGTAACCGGCACATTATCAACTATCGTGGAAATAGCAAAAGATATCAAACCCCCTGCTATCACAATAGTAGGAGAAGTGGTAAACCTCAGAGATCAGCTCAACTGGTTTGAATCAAGGCCCCTTTTCGGCAAGACAATAATAGTAACCCGTTCCAGAGACCAGGCAAGTGTGTTTTCAGACCAGCTCATTGAACTTGGCGCCAATGTTCTGGAATACCCGACAATAAACATAACCGTTCCAGATGATTTCGGCCCCCTCGACAGTGAACTGGAAAGAATAGACTCTACTGACTGGCTTATCTTTACGAGTGTAAATGGAGTAGATGCATTTTTTAACAGAATATTTGAATTGGGCCGTGACGTCAGGGACCTTAAAGGAGTTAAGATATGCTCCATAGGTCCGTCAACAACAGAGCGGATAAAAGGATTTCATGTATCAATTGATTGTCAGCCACCTAAATATGTCGCTGAAAGTGTCGTAGAAGCGCTGCAGGAAGTCGAGGAGATTAAAGGAAAACGTTTCCTGATGCCTCGGACTGATATTGCGAGAAGCTATGTCCCTGAGGAATTGAGAAAGCTGGGAGCTGAGGTCTCAGATATCATTGCCTACAAAACAGTGCTTGCAACTGATGGAGACAATATAGTCCTTGATAAACTCAAAGCGGGAGAAGTTGACATTGTCACATTCACCAGCGCTTCCACAGTGAAAAACTTTGTCAAGATCATTGGTGAGGACAATTTAACGGCATTTAAAAACAATGTTCAGTTTGCGAGCATAGGGCCAATAACCAATGAATCCGCGGAAGAGATGGATATTGACATCTCGATAAAAGCTACTGAATATACTATCCCCGGGCTGGTACAGGCGATAGTTGATAACGTAGGCCAATAA
- a CDS encoding DUF1360 domain-containing protein yields MNKEMLNVICLSFVTASISFTITETKVFKSLREWAKSKNAFFGELISCGYCLGHWIAFGLVAIYQPKLFELWHILDCFLTALVIAWLAAFQWVLMCWFMKNADK; encoded by the coding sequence ATGAACAAAGAAATGTTAAATGTTATCTGTCTTTCTTTCGTTACCGCCTCGATCTCTTTTACCATAACAGAGACAAAGGTTTTTAAATCACTACGCGAATGGGCAAAAAGCAAGAATGCATTTTTTGGAGAATTAATATCCTGTGGGTACTGCCTTGGTCATTGGATTGCATTTGGACTGGTTGCGATCTACCAACCAAAGCTTTTTGAATTATGGCATATTTTAGATTGTTTCTTAACAGCATTAGTTATTGCCTGGCTTGCCGCTTTTCAATGGGTGTTGATGTGCTGGTTCATGAAGAACGCTGACAAGTAA
- a CDS encoding Pycsar system effector family protein, whose amino-acid sequence MIRKNRNNEENQDHLRSQDNYSVKHSLEYTRRVNQNVESWYTSADNKAQILLTLNGVFLGFLASSFFSDMNKIEKINEYFGLETLGFLSFMVLGVAASMFAALMCLRSRLHASESMKFEKKSPTWFFADISKIETEKYVTMLSEVNEDVERDTMAVETSLLSTNVVAKHIWINRGFSFFISGLFFFLMAGTSCFIRLSYKMDNSYNLWPTILGAIVIIIGWSVYKILK is encoded by the coding sequence ATGATTCGTAAGAATAGAAATAATGAAGAAAATCAGGATCATTTAAGATCACAAGATAATTACTCAGTCAAACATTCATTAGAATATACAAGGCGAGTCAATCAAAACGTTGAATCGTGGTATACCAGTGCTGATAATAAAGCACAGATTCTTTTGACGCTCAATGGTGTGTTTCTCGGTTTTCTTGCTTCTTCTTTTTTTTCTGATATGAATAAAATTGAAAAAATAAATGAATATTTTGGTTTGGAAACGCTAGGTTTTCTTTCTTTTATGGTTTTAGGTGTTGCTGCTTCTATGTTTGCTGCACTTATGTGCTTACGTTCACGACTTCATGCTTCTGAAAGTATGAAATTTGAAAAAAAGAGTCCCACATGGTTTTTTGCTGATATAAGTAAAATAGAGACTGAGAAATATGTAACCATGCTTAGTGAAGTAAATGAAGATGTTGAACGGGATACAATGGCGGTAGAAACATCACTTCTCTCTACAAATGTTGTAGCTAAACATATATGGATCAATCGTGGTTTTAGCTTTTTTATTTCCGGTCTATTTTTTTTTCTCATGGCAGGGACGAGCTGCTTTATTAGGTTAAGTTATAAAATGGATAATAGCTATAATTTATGGCCTACAATATTAGGAGCTATTGTAATAATTATAGGATGGAGTGTATACAAAATATTAAAATGA